From the Leptolyngbya sp. O-77 genome, one window contains:
- a CDS encoding AAA family ATPase, with amino-acid sequence MPNPFQALAQALDRVVVGQSALSQQLLVALLCGGHVILEGVPGTGKTLMVKVLARLVQGDFRRIQLTPDILPSDILGTNIFDLNTRSFSLKKGPIFTQILLADEINRTPPKTQAALLEAMEEQQVTLDGESLLLPDLFWVIATQNPLEFEGTYPLPEAQLDRFLFKLVVDYPDPKAERQMLVNAQAGLQNRRLDLSRIKPIMSVEQVLQARQQVRAVQMTDALVDYLLALVQRSRQHPDLSLGASPRSAVAWLQASKARAWLEGRDFVTPDDVKAIARPLLRHRLILRPEAQLDGQQVDEVITSLLGQVAVPR; translated from the coding sequence ATGCCCAATCCTTTCCAAGCCCTGGCCCAGGCGCTCGATCGCGTCGTTGTTGGACAATCTGCCCTGTCGCAGCAATTGCTAGTGGCACTGCTGTGTGGCGGTCACGTCATCCTGGAAGGCGTACCAGGAACGGGCAAAACGCTGATGGTGAAGGTACTGGCGCGGCTGGTGCAGGGCGACTTTCGGCGGATTCAGCTCACACCCGACATTCTGCCATCGGATATTTTAGGCACGAATATTTTTGACCTGAATACCCGCAGCTTTAGCCTCAAAAAAGGGCCGATTTTTACACAAATCCTGCTGGCAGACGAAATTAACCGCACGCCGCCTAAAACCCAGGCCGCGCTGCTGGAGGCAATGGAAGAACAGCAGGTCACGCTGGATGGTGAAAGTTTGCTGCTGCCGGATTTGTTTTGGGTGATCGCCACACAGAATCCCCTGGAGTTTGAGGGGACTTATCCACTGCCCGAAGCTCAGCTTGATCGCTTTTTGTTCAAGCTAGTGGTGGACTATCCCGATCCCAAAGCTGAGCGGCAAATGCTGGTGAATGCTCAGGCAGGATTGCAAAATCGGCGGCTCGACCTGAGCCGAATCAAGCCCATCATGTCGGTTGAGCAAGTGCTGCAAGCCCGTCAGCAGGTGCGAGCTGTGCAAATGACCGATGCTCTGGTCGATTATCTGTTGGCGTTGGTGCAGCGCAGCCGACAGCATCCCGACCTGTCCCTGGGCGCATCGCCCCGTTCGGCGGTGGCGTGGCTGCAAGCCAGCAAAGCCAGGGCCTGGCTGGAGGGGCGCGATTTCGTTACCCCAGACGACGTGAAGGCGATCGCCCGTCCGCTCCTCCGCCATCGCCTCATCCTCCGCCCCGAAGCCCAGCTTGACGGGCAGCAGGTGGATGAGGTGATTACCTCGCTGTTGGGTCAGGTGGCGGTTCCCCGATAA
- a CDS encoding DUF4350 domain-containing protein, which produces MKLNRRAWIALSVALAMLVVLSAIAAPSTRLRTGSTYGRAPDGYGAWFAYMQAQGTPVQRWQRPFEDLLEPPDSSLPEAMPISAHAQSLGSGASNPPAPGSEENPGAGSSLDNRPAEPMTLVGIAPLVEQWLRPDEDWLRRGNVLVLVGVRSPVTGAPFRSVLPTPQGDVTVETTRRQAPLPKFNAQLSDQFGLLAWEQAVGAGKVIRVATSYLAANAYQDEPGNFPFLANLVTEPGHPVWVDEYIHGYRDPQREAASGRSPQSVWAYLSRTPIALLAVQALVLLALAVWAGNRRMGKPLPDPPPKVDNSEAYIQALGTVLRKAESTEFVVDTLSKAEQIHLQRSLGLGSTPADLLTLSRAWEQHTGRPAAELRRLLNPERKKRLGDRALLDWVSRVQQLRGTAVERRVTE; this is translated from the coding sequence ATGAAGCTGAACCGTCGCGCTTGGATTGCTCTATCAGTTGCACTGGCGATGCTGGTGGTCTTGAGTGCGATCGCTGCTCCCAGCACCCGCCTGCGAACCGGATCGACCTACGGACGTGCCCCCGACGGCTACGGAGCCTGGTTTGCCTATATGCAGGCGCAGGGAACCCCCGTGCAGCGGTGGCAGCGCCCCTTTGAGGACTTATTGGAGCCGCCCGATTCCAGCCTGCCCGAAGCCATGCCCATTTCAGCCCATGCTCAGAGTCTGGGGAGCGGCGCTAGCAATCCTCCGGCCCCTGGCTCCGAGGAAAATCCGGGGGCAGGCTCCTCCCTCGACAACCGGCCAGCGGAGCCGATGACGCTGGTGGGCATTGCGCCGCTCGTGGAGCAATGGTTGCGCCCCGACGAGGACTGGCTGCGGCGGGGCAACGTGCTGGTGCTGGTGGGCGTGCGGTCGCCCGTCACAGGCGCACCCTTTCGCTCGGTCTTGCCCACCCCCCAAGGCGACGTGACCGTGGAAACCACCCGCCGCCAAGCCCCGTTGCCCAAATTCAACGCCCAACTGAGCGATCAGTTTGGGCTGCTTGCCTGGGAACAAGCCGTGGGTGCAGGCAAAGTGATCCGCGTTGCCACGTCCTACCTCGCCGCCAATGCCTATCAGGACGAGCCGGGAAACTTCCCGTTTCTCGCCAATTTGGTGACAGAGCCGGGGCATCCCGTCTGGGTAGATGAATATATCCACGGCTATCGTGACCCCCAAAGAGAGGCTGCAAGCGGGCGATCGCCCCAATCCGTCTGGGCATACCTGAGCCGCACGCCGATTGCGCTGCTGGCCGTGCAAGCGCTGGTGCTGCTGGCGCTGGCGGTGTGGGCTGGCAATCGCCGCATGGGGAAGCCGCTGCCCGACCCACCGCCCAAAGTTGACAACAGCGAAGCCTATATCCAGGCCCTCGGTACGGTTCTCCGCAAAGCCGAATCGACCGAATTTGTTGTGGATACGCTCAGCAAAGCCGAGCAGATTCACCTCCAGCGATCGCTCGGTCTGGGCAGCACCCCGGCCGACCTGCTCACCCTCTCCCGCGCTTGGGAACAGCATACGGGCCGTCCCGCCGCCGAACTCCGCCGCTTGCTGAACCCAGAGCGAAAGAAACGACTGGGCGATCGCGCTTTGCTGGACTGGGTGAGTCGGGTACAGCAGTTGAGAGGTACAGCTGTTGAGAGAAGAGTAACAGAGTGA
- a CDS encoding DUF4129 domain-containing protein, translating to MARSQAAQRQGDYREACRALYHAALHRLSDRHQISPLPSRTDGEYLNLLNALPNAQPYAVLIRTHERLCFSPTPVSAAAFEQCERAYREISASQ from the coding sequence CTGGCGCGGTCACAGGCGGCCCAGCGCCAAGGCGACTATCGAGAAGCTTGCCGAGCGCTGTATCATGCCGCGCTGCATCGACTGAGCGATCGCCACCAGATTTCGCCCCTGCCCAGCCGCACCGATGGCGAATATCTCAACTTGCTGAATGCGCTGCCCAATGCTCAGCCCTATGCAGTGCTGATTCGCACCCACGAGCGGCTCTGTTTCAGCCCGACTCCGGTGTCAGCAGCAGCCTTCGAGCAGTGTGAGCGGGCCTACCGGGAAATTTCCGCTTCCCAGTAG
- a CDS encoding NnrU family protein yields MRDDWLTSSHFVMFGLLIGFAIAHSGLAALRPYAEKRIGARPYRVIFALVSLPLATLLIVYFVQHRYDGLRLWNVQGVPGVEPLVWVLSAISFLFLYPATFNLLEIAAIQKPQVHLYETGIIRITRHPQMVGQVIWCIAHTLWLGTTFMLVTSAGLILHHLFGVWHGDRRLTQRYGEAFSAVKARTSVIPFLAILDGRQTLEFKEFLRPAYVGVAIFVLLFWFAHPLLIQAAGNLG; encoded by the coding sequence ATGCGTGACGACTGGCTTACCTCCAGCCATTTTGTAATGTTTGGGCTTTTGATCGGGTTTGCGATCGCCCATAGTGGTCTTGCAGCCCTGCGTCCTTATGCCGAAAAACGCATCGGGGCACGTCCCTATCGCGTCATTTTTGCGCTAGTCAGCCTCCCCCTAGCCACGTTGCTCATCGTCTACTTTGTTCAGCATCGCTATGACGGGCTGCGATTGTGGAATGTGCAGGGTGTGCCAGGAGTGGAACCGTTGGTGTGGGTGCTGTCGGCTATTTCGTTTCTGTTTCTCTATCCGGCTACGTTTAATCTCCTAGAAATTGCGGCTATTCAAAAACCTCAAGTTCATCTCTATGAAACGGGCATTATTCGCATTACCCGCCATCCGCAGATGGTAGGACAGGTGATCTGGTGCATTGCCCACACGCTGTGGCTGGGGACGACCTTTATGCTAGTCACGTCTGCGGGGCTGATTTTACATCACCTGTTTGGCGTGTGGCATGGCGATCGCCGCCTGACCCAGCGCTACGGCGAAGCGTTTTCAGCGGTCAAAGCCCGCACATCGGTCATTCCCTTTTTGGCAATTCTCGATGGTCGTCAAACGCTCGAATTCAAAGAGTTTCTTCGTCCCGCCTATGTCGGCGTGGCGATTTTTGTATTGTTATTCTGGTTTGCCCACCCGCTACTCATCCAAGCAGCAGGTAATCTAGGGTAA
- a CDS encoding thioredoxin family protein, which translates to MLLSVNESNFSKEVLESSTPVLINFWAPWCGLCRLMNPMLNQLQAEWRGQIKLVTINADENFKLANTYRLTTLPTLLLVEGDRVLHRFDHFASRDDIRNASESFHAVLASLLGSYSYTA; encoded by the coding sequence ATGCTACTCTCTGTTAACGAAAGCAATTTCTCGAAAGAAGTTTTGGAATCTTCGACCCCAGTTCTGATCAACTTCTGGGCCCCTTGGTGTGGGCTATGTCGGCTCATGAACCCGATGCTGAATCAGCTTCAGGCAGAATGGAGGGGACAGATCAAGCTGGTAACGATCAACGCCGACGAAAACTTTAAGCTGGCAAATACCTATCGGCTGACGACGCTGCCCACGCTGCTGCTGGTGGAAGGGGACAGGGTGCTGCATCGGTTTGATCATTTCGCCAGTCGAGACGACATCCGCAATGCCTCCGAGTCTTTCCATGCGGTGCTTGCTTCTCTGCTGGGCAGCTACAGCTACACGGCATAG